The Paracholeplasma brassicae genome includes the window GCTGTCTCAAATGCTCTTTATGAAGGGTTTAGTAGGGTCAAAGGATCATATCAAGGGCACCACTATATTTACTCACCAGGTAACACGCTGTTTATCTATCAATTTCCTCTTTGCTGGCTTGATTTAGAGAATATCCATGATAAGCATGGCATTTCTTGGCATGAAAACGCAAGAAGTGCAACGCTTGGTCATCGTGCATTTTGTATGAGAAACAAACACAAATACCAAACATTCTCAAGCGTTTCTTTTGGCCTAAGTGCCTCAGACAGTCCTAAGGGCTACCGTGTGTTTCACGCACTGCCTGCAAAAAACAAAAGGGCAGAAACCGATGGTACGATCAGTCCTCACGCAATGATTGGATCGCTATTTTTGACCCCAAAAGAATCGCTTTTAGGGATCAAAGCGATGCATCAAATCAAAGGGCTTTATCAAAAATATGGCTTTATGGATGCGTACAATCTAGAAGCAGGCACGTGGATTTCAAATCGCTACATCGCAATTGATAAAGGCTTAGAGATGCTAGCGGCTAATGCGTATCTCACAAACAGTGTGAGAAACGCTTATATGAGTCATGAACTGATTATAAAGGGAATGGAGGTCTTAGGATGGCAAATGATTGGATCAAAGAAAGTGTAGTTTATCAAATTTATCCATTGTCTTTTAACGATTCAAACGACGAT containing:
- a CDS encoding glucoamylase family protein, with the protein product MNQKDLKMIKEIQDRGFLFFMNYSNFDLNSKGYGLTPDHTNKLEVASIAATGFALSSYVIGVESLLITKKDAIDKIKRTLETLLYEVDHYRGFFAHFVDIKTGKRHRKCEYSTIDTALCMNGILTVERYFKDEEITKLSNQIIDRVDWDFLIYEKDRTKMLHMAYNPDTDGDYANGRSGFIHHWDMYAEQLMMYLMIASKIKNDAVSNALYEGFSRVKGSYQGHHYIYSPGNTLFIYQFPLCWLDLENIHDKHGISWHENARSATLGHRAFCMRNKHKYQTFSSVSFGLSASDSPKGYRVFHALPAKNKRAETDGTISPHAMIGSLFLTPKESLLGIKAMHQIKGLYQKYGFMDAYNLEAGTWISNRYIAIDKGLEMLAANAYLTNSVRNAYMSHELIIKGMEVLGWQMIGSKKV